A region from the Cydia amplana chromosome 7, ilCydAmpl1.1, whole genome shotgun sequence genome encodes:
- the LOC134649890 gene encoding large ribosomal subunit protein bL32m encodes MLPRISTVVNILRNIEKCILSSLGHPPNELALAYIYEPRASTPKKFSIKDIVGDGFLLAVPKFRRTVEKRLKRKFGYPEYVWKPLVPQTNIKVCRDCGHHHEIGRLCEHCYKKIQEETKLIQDQIKEKLGVGPITEDVVVLYEGENLPEKAKEFWNGKRVIEMKKERPQWFSKNLLQKSTQQPSNSTDVKPTDLA; translated from the exons ATGCTACCACGTATTTCAACGGTGGTCAATATCCTGAGAAATATAGAAAAATGTATTCTTTCCTCACTCGGTCACCCACCAAACG AGCTTGCCTTGGCTTATATTTATGAGCCTAGAGCTTCTACCCCGAAAAAGTTTTCAATCAAAGACATTGTCGGAGACGGCTTTCTACTGGCTGTTCCGAAATTTCGTAGAACCGTGGAGAAGAGACTTAAGAGGAAGTTCGGCTACCCAGAGTACGTGTGGAAGCCGCTGGTGCCGCAAACAAACATCAAAGTGTGCCGGGATTGTGGACACCACCATGAGATTGGCCGACTTTGTG AGCACtgctacaaaaaaatacaagaagaaACAAAGCTCATCCAAGACCAGATTAAAGAGAAGCTGGGTGTCGGACCAATCACAGAAGACGTTGTTGTGTTGTATGAAGGAGAGAATCTTCCAGAAAAG GCTAAGGAGTTTTGGAATGGCAAAAGAGTGATTGAAATGAAGAAGGAAAGACCTCAATGGTTCAGCAAGAATCTACTGCAAAAATCAACACAACAGCCCTCGAACTCAACTGACGTGAAGCCTACAGATTTAGCT